Sequence from the Phalacrocorax carbo chromosome 8, bPhaCar2.1, whole genome shotgun sequence genome:
CCAATCAGGAGAAGAACAGTGCTGAGTCAAGCAGTGGTATTCCTAACCAGAATGTTCAGACCAAACCAGACTGGAATAGCACAGATTCTGCTACAGAAGTAAATGCTGTTGCAGAGCAGATACAAGACATGGTGATAGATCCTGTGGCCACACAAATGGAAGATGGCAGCTTCCAGTCCCAGGTACAAGAACTATGACACCAATTTAATGTGCTTGCTGAGGCTTCACTAGAAAGGATAATCATTTAGCATGCATTGTGGCATTGAATATTAAGATGTCAACAGATTAAGTGCTAGACAGCACCTTTGCTTTGCAGGTTTATAGCGAAGGTGGTGGGACTTGTGGATGTAACTCTTCATAGTaaaggcagagagcaggagcatGCATCCTGCCTGGAAAGCACTGCAGCACCTggaccttttttcctttctgtttcaggaACACAGCGAGTCCAGCAGTTCATCAGGGGGTGATGAGGACTGGACCCACTTACCTTCCAAAGAAGTGGATCCTTCCACAGGTGAACTGCAGTCTTTACAAATGCCAGAGACAGAGGGTCCCAGCTCCCTGGATGTATCTCAGGATCCTCCCCAACCAGGACCTACAGGACTGCGAGAAGCTGCACTCTACCCACATCTTCCACCAGGTATGAAAGTGTATGCAGGTTTCATATGTGAGTAATGTTCACTCAGGAATGGCCAACTTGCCTGATAAGCAGACTTGCTTTTAGAGGTAGAAACTGAGGTCATGTAAGCTATAGCTAAAGTGGACTGTAACTTTGCCTATAACAGGGTGCAAGAGCTGCCACGACCTGTTCACAGTCAGGTCGTTCTCCTCTTGAATGTGGGCAGCTAGGTCTTAAGACTTCTGACCTCAGACTAATATGCCATTCAAGCAGCATGAAAAAAGGTGGTATCCTAAATCATGTCCTTGCTGGGTACTCTTGAAGACAGCCCTTTAATGCAGGCTAGTACATGCTGTGACTTTAAGACAGCATTTTTCTGGTGGGAGGCTGTAACAGTATGCCAGGCCACTTAACTGAGATCAACAGTACTGCCCTACAGCAAGGCCAGCTGAGTCTGATTCAGCAGTTTTCTTAGCTGCTTATGTGTTGTATCTCAAACATCTGCCCTCTTGGGGAGACGAAGTGTCTTCTAGCATTTATCCAGCTATGCTAGATTTGCTAGGATTTGTGCCTGCCTACCTACTGTATGGGATTAAAGCCTTGGCTGGTTTGCcagttctgtgaaatatttaaactttGAACTATTGTTCTCTTCACAGAAGCAGACCCTCGCCTCATTGAATCTCTGTCCCAGATGCTCTCTATGGGCTTCTCTGATGAGGGTGGATGGCTCACTCGACTCCTGCAGACAAAGAACTGCGACATTGGGGCAGCACTAGATGCCATCCAGTATTCCAAGCAGCCACCTCACTTGTAGTAGTCGGTAACAAAAAGCACTTTCCTTCTAACTGAAAGCAAACAAGGCAGTACAACTTACACAGCAGTTcatcttttttcctgctaaGGGTTTCTGTCTCATGTTCCTAAGTGCTTGTAGaatagaggaaaaataaacactatTTCCTGTGATGAGTCTGTGTGAGTGTTTAAGTATCACAGCTCTATTACTTATTTAAAAGAGTGGAAGGCCTTGGCTAAGACTGTGATTTCATCAagcagctgcctgtgcagcagcCCAGGACGGTAGGCCTGCCTTTTGGCACATACCTTGGTCTACGCCCTTAGGGCTGTActtctgaagagaaagaaatgctttgctgGCTGTTAAGCCTGCTCTGGAAGAAAGGGTTGCTAGGGGAGATCTAAACAAAGAGGTGTAGGACAGGGAAAAAGAGCTGTAGTTTGTAATGGGGAATTAAATTCTGTGATTAATTTTACTGGCCAGGAATCCTTGGAGCTTTCTACCCCCAAGCTGACCTACTTCCATTCTTTATTTCTAGCTGATAAGGTTGCTAGACAACACTCTAACCTGCAGCAGTCTCTTCCACCCTCATACCCTTCCACCAAACACAGCCATAGAGCAAATAAAGAACTTTAATAGTGCAGTTCTGTAAGGCTTAAAGCCCTCTTCACATCAAAATCTTGCCTCAGAACTCAATGTACCAAACACATTATAAACATGAACAAGAAAGCAATGCCAGAACTTTTCAGAGATCATCATCAAACTCCTCACCGGTGCAGAAGAGTTGTGAACAAGAAACACTGCTAGGCTTTGGCCCAGTGTTACAGTTAACAAGGGTGTTTGCCCTCCTTGTGCTATCTAAAGAGCATCTTTGTGCAGTGGTCTTGATGACATCAGATGCTGCCCATACCAACTGGCTTTGAGGTTCTTTGAACAACGCATCCTCCATAACTGAGCAACTGGTGCAGGGGAGGATAGTGCCAGGCAGTTTTGAGGCAAGCTGCTCAGTGCTAGCAACAcactttttaaattcaaaaccTGTACCTTGAGGTAGAGTTCTTCCAACCCGTTCTGGGCATCTACTGGCCATGGCAGCGTCTGCTGCAGTGGTGCTGTGTAGCCCCAACCTCCCACTGCCCTCCTGTGGCGACAAGATCACCCTGGCAGCATTTTCACTGTAGCTGTCAGAACATGAGAGAAATTTTTCCCACTTCGAGGGCTTGGTACAAGCAGTTGGGGTTTGTGTATTCTCCTCAGGCACTAAGGACTCACAGACAGCAGGAACCATGCTGTTTCCAGAAACAGCATCTCCATCACCATGATCAGGCACTGCTGCTAAACGTTTCTTGCGCTGTATGAAGAGAGAGAGCTTGGTTAGAAATCCAGCACACACAGCCAAGCTGCAGAGAATCATGTGAAGAAAGAGCACGCAGGTCCTTTGAATACACCCAAATTCTCACCAGCCCTCTGAGGCAGAAGCACTGGGTGGGCCTGTGAGCTCTGGGCTGTAAATACTCAGGCCAACCTCACTGGCCCTGCAGGTAGCCTTAATAACTGCACACTACACAGGTGCCACTGCTCAGTGAGGCAAAGCAGCATAGTTTGCAACTATGCTGATAGAGGAATCCAGCTCAACTGCTCAGCTTACACAACTTGGCGTTGTTTTTGCCTGAGAGAAACTCCtgacacaattttttttctctgcctccccagTTATTCAaacagaagaagaggaagaatcataaaacttcaaaattatGATGATGAAAATAAGGTCAGGAgaacactgttttgttttactggtAAGAAGCATCTTCTACAACTAAAATACCTCAAAGGTTTTAACCTTTTTGGCTTGGTAGGCAAGCTGGAaatctccattttcttctgcatactCCTGAACATCACTGGGGAGGAAGCTCTTCTGGTGTTTCCTGGCCAAGAAAACCATTCACAAAGAGGACAGATTAGCTctgctgtgaatttttttttcacaaatcaCCAGAAATGTTCATAAAATGCATGGCTTtagcaaaaaaagaagttttaccCCCAAATACCAAATCCCTGCACTGCGACCTGTACTCTGTTCAGCTATCAGAGGTGAGCTACCTCCCACACCTCCAAACCAAATGTCACCAACTGGgggcaggaattaaaaaagaaagaaaaaaaaattctttctgtaCCTTTGCTCTTCCACAGTGTTCTTCCTCCAGGAACAGAACTGTTGCCTTTCTGTACCCACCTCCTCCTCACCATCTTCCTCATTTTCACTGTCCTTGTCCAGATATTTACTCCAGCGACTGACTTCCGCCCTTCTCTCCTACAACATCGGAGAAttactgaaaacagcaaaacagaaggtTCTCATTTTTGGCATTGTTATGTATGTGCTGAATGCCTCAAATCACAATTCATTTTAGGACACGTTCCTGGATTGTGTCCCAGGTTCAGTATCCTGGTGGAGCAGAGAGTTTCTGTACACATCTCATCCTCTTTGCTGGAGCCTCTCTGTTAGCTGAAACACTATTTCAGCTGTCCGAACCCATATCAAGGGATCACTGATTTCACTTTAATTTACTTAGGTCATCCTGGGTTGGTATTTACCTCAGCTTTGTAGCTCTCTTACCTGCTGGACCGAACTGTCTTCACATTGGGctgctgtatttttgttgtcatttaCAGATTCTTCTATGTACCTAAAATAGATGTTTAAGTTAGAGTTTGTAGAACACACTTTTGTCTGTTgattaataattttcaaatcaCCTAGTCATAGCACAAGGGATTAGGCAAAAAGCATGGACAGGAACACCAGAGAGGCGGCgtgtcagaaaaaaaggactCTATAGAAAAGCAGATGTCAGATGAAGGATTTACAAGATATATTGCCCAAATACTTGGAAAAAATCTAGCTATAGGGTGGCCCTCATTCTTTCTATGCAAAAAGAGTAGCAGGTTTGATCTAAAGCTGCTGATTATGAAATGATAATTTCTAACTGATCATAACTAGGGCCGTAACAGCATGTCTTTTGGGACAAGGCCTTACACCCACTAATTATATCCCGAGCAACCAAGGAAAAGGGGAAGttatttcacaatatttttgaTTTCACAATGTTTAAGAACACAAATAGCAACCCTTTTTGATAAAGTGAATAAGCAATGAATTTTCTTCCCAAAGGTTAGCCTTGAAGCACTGCCTATACACAACTAAGTTATCTAACTAGCTTTGATTGATTTCCGAAAATAACCTTGACTAAAACAGGAAGCTGGAACAGCTCAAGACCAGTTCAAGATTAAGTGATTTGTAAACAGATTCAGGAATGAAGTAAACAGGAAAGTGCTGCTCAGATTTTCCAGCCCATCAGGAATTACACCGAAATGTTCGCACTAAATAAGTCTTTTTATCAATAGCAGCAGCAATTTCTCAACAGATTCACAGTGTGAAACCCCTGAATGCCAACAGTTTGGTAGCAACACCTTAGAGTGGAGGATATTTTCTCTCTGAGGATGTATCTCTGCACTGCTTGTCAGCCTGTAAGATGGACACCTCCACAGTCAGCTCATCAGCAAGTAAGAAagaccaatttaaaaaaaaccccatcaacCAAAACAAGCCCCTATTGCATGTATTTTAATGCGTGAAAGCCTgaccaacacacacacaccattGATCAACTAaacttatctgaaaaaaatccttgtcaAAAGAAACATGCCAGGACACTAAACCCAGCAAACAGCTTGTATCTATGACATGACAACAAAATTGGCACACGTCAGCTTCACAACAGGACAGAAAACCCTCCTGTGAGCTCAAATTAGGTAACAGGCACCCAATGTGAAGATGTACATCAGCTGTAGAACatcaaaagaaagcagcagataaAGATTAAACACTCTACCGAGATGTCCAACCGATTGCTTCCTCTGCCTCACCCTGCAGCAAGTTTAATTTCTGGACATGGCGCCTACAGTCCAGGCCAGAACCCTGGCCGTAAacctgcaataaaaataataaaaacaaggGTTTGGGAGCAGCCAGAAGGAAACAGCATGAAGTGAGGTTCCACCTCGGGTACAACTGAAGTGCGAACTGAAGTTGGCACAAAGGGCTGAGCCTGCGATGTCCTGGGCAGGGCTAACCGCCACGCTGGGCTTCCCCTGCCACCCCACGGGGCTCCCCCCGACCCGCCCCGGCGCCTCACCTTCTGCACCGCCTGCCGCTGGCCGCAGACGCTGCAGCTCCACTTCCCGCTCCGCTTGGCCTAGGAGGGGACAGAGAGGGTCAGTCGCGGCCGGTAgcccgcgccccggccccggccccggccccggccccggccccggccccggccccggccccggccccggccccaccTGCTGCACCTGGaagcggcggcagcagcagcaccgcAGCGCCCAGAAGCGCGGCGCCATCCCGCCGCCCGCGCGCCCTCGCCATAGCAACGCGCGCCTTCCGGCCACGTGACACCCCCGCTGAGAAGCGCTCCTCCCCCCTCTCCGACGGCGACCGCGACCGGCAGGTACCGATCGGCGCAGGGGTGGGAAGGCGGGAAAacaaggcgggggggggaggtaaaaaggggagggaagggggaggaaaggaaaaaaaaaccccaaaggaaaaaaaaatacatagaaaagaaaaaaaacctaaggaaaaaaaaaaacaaacagaagaaaaaaggaaaaaagtcaccCTCAGTCTCACCAAGTCTGCTCTTTTAGATAACTGCCATGGACGAAGAATGAGCAATCTTCCATAAgctcagagaaataaaaggcagTCACAGTTCTGGTTCATTTATTGAGTACATGACATATTAAGACAGACAGTGTAAAATCACATGTATtgtttgtactttttaaaaaattacaataaattaCTGAATAATTAGTAAAAGCAGTTTTACTAATGGCTGCTCTCCAAGTGACACAGgacagaggaggcagagaaataaCAAATATGTACCACCTGTGAATACATAAAGAATGTCACAAGGAGGAATTAACACTGAGTAGCACACCAGGTAGTGTTAAATGGGAACATCCAACCATCCCCGTCCTTCCCATCCTTAGGTTCCAAACGCCAGCCAAAAGCTGTACCAAACCTTGCCTTCAGTGCAGGGTCTGCTCTCGCCGAGCAGCAGCACCTCCTGCTCCGTCCCTGCAAGGCAGGTGCCTGCACACTGAGATGAATTTATCTGTAGGAACAGCATTAATTCTCCTTCCTTGGAGTGCATGCCCTACTACCAGAAGACTAAGTCTTAGTTTCTTCTGGTCTTCATTGATTTAAAAGAGCAGTCACTCAGTCTCCCAGTTATTTTGTCTCTAACTGGAAAGAAATCTGGTCTATTGAGGTTTCCCAGAATGGGCTGATGGCAGAGGGCCACACTGCTTTGAATTCTTCCTCTTTAAGTAAAAATGCCCTTTGACATATAGTAGTTTCTAAGAACACAACCATTGCCAGACTCTCTGTACAGGAGATATTCAGAAAGGACACACcgagcagctgcaggcagcacaaaaCTCCTGCTCATCTTCCTGCCCCAAGTATTTGTGAGGGCTGACCGATCACAGTATTCCTAGGGATCCTCCTAAACACTAGACCCATCACAAGCCAGTTAAAACAGAGAATCAGCAAGAAACAATGAATGTTTTCTGTACCAACAGGGAAAGTCCAGCAGACCAGCGTGCTGTTGCTCTGTAACACTGAGGCTGATTCACCGACTTCTAATTTAGGAACTTATTCCCTCATTATAACCACCATGAGCCCACTGATTGACTTAATATTACTTCTGCACTGAAGTCAAGGAGCTTGTGGCTTCCCAGACCACCTGAAAACAATGGCTTTCAAAgaattagaaaagcaaatactAGAAAACCAGGTTTGTCTGAAAACTCCTGAATgctgaaggaggggaaaaaacggTGGTCATACGCTATGTCAATGCCAAATCACATCTGAAAGAAACCTGCAGATCTGAGATATGTCCATGTTTAGACctcagggtgctgggagcagtggggcaCATTTGCATTATAGCTGCTGAGTCACAGAACAGCACTGAAGAACTTACAAGACTATTTATAGGTCAGGGTCCTATAGCACTTGACTACACTGCGTTAGCTCTCAGATTGGCAGCCAGAGGTGAACGTGGTTTCAAGCCAGGCTGCGTCTGCTGTGCAAGTTACCCAGGAGCCTAGAGCAAACAAGGGCAGGCAAGGAGCAGTTACTGtctgaaataaaacttcattaaaataaaagatagcAAAAGGCAGACATGCATAATTTATGGTGGTAATCCTATATGTCAGGGGCTATTAGGTTCTAACGGCTCTTGAGAATGTAAATCTAATTCTGTCAGCCAGAATAGCCAAAGCAGCACCTACACAACACAGTCACTGTCAGAAGCCCCTTATCGATTGGAATCTATTGCAATTGTGTAGTTACTGGTCTctgattaaacaaaaaaatagccCAAACACAAAATACCAAACCATCCTGCCATCTGCCACATTATCTCCCTGTTTCATCCAAAGACAATTCCTGCTTTCTTGAGTTCACCCTGACACGGAGGAAAGTTCATAGTCACTGGATGAACTGAACTGCCTCTCTACCTTCTTCTGATCTTTGATCTTTTGCAGAATGTTGACCTTTTTCTCAAAGTAGTTTACAAGGGCCGTTTCCGTCAGCATGGAAGCCAAGATCTGCTCAAAGGAGATAGACCAGTCAGTGTCGATGGTACTACCATACCTGGCAGCTGAACTACTGCCTTCACAACCAACCAGGACCGTGTCATCCGCAATGTCTTCACACTGCAGGGAGCCTGTGCTGACCATGGAGTAGGAAGACATGGACATATCATCTTTGGTTTCATCATCTGATAGCAGCTGTAAAGGAGAGCCTTGTCCTTCCCCTGACCCATCTCCTAGAGTTTGGAtctcctgctgtgttttttcagGCTGAGCATCTCCACAGGTTTTGTCCTCATGGTCAGCTTGGGGTTGCTGCTCCACTGCTGAATTCTGACTCTGTTCAGACGTTGGCGACTCCTCTTCGCTCACTGGATCTTGGGTATTGTTTGCTTTGCAGTCCTCAGACTTCCTCACAGGCCTGTTGGAAAATTTCTTCCCAACCTCCCCAATTCGCAGGAGGAGACTGGCTACAGTGGCAATTGCATGGTACAGCTCTTGCTCCACAGGGTCCTCACTGAACATGTTGTAAAGGGTCTTGCATAACTCTATAAATTGTTCctttaaaagacaaagacaaaaaaaaaatcatacttcAGGCTGAAAAAAGTTGACAGTGGCAGACCATAGAATTATAGAgtatctcaggttggaagggacccataaggatcatcgagaccaactccctgctcctcgcaggacTACCTGAAGGAAAACCACATGACTAAGAGCATTGTCCAGCCACTCCTTGAGATGAAGCAACAGGCACCATCTTGACTGACTCCCCGCTTATCTGCCTCCCCACCAAGTAAGTGGCAGCTTACCATACTGATTCAGAACAGTCCAATGCAGGCAAactcttctctctctgcagtAGCAGCTAAAGTGAGACACAGCTAGCAATTTTATAGtggtgaggtttttttgctgACATACGAACAGAGTACTCAGATACGCACATCTGAGAAAACCTAAAGTTTTACTTCTGTCCTGCTACTCTTTTGTGGTCAGCTTTTAAGCATTTCCAAACTGGTTTAAGTAGCACCCATCAAAGAaattagagacagaaaagatcACACCAGTTATCAGACTCTCTTTCCTGTAACCACATTCTTTGCTCTCTAGCAAGCAGCTGTAACTGGAGgcaatgcaaaaccaaaagagcCAAACAAGTTTATATGACTGATGGCAAAGTTGAAACATATTACTCTGGAGGGAAAACACAGATCACAGATCTTACAGGAGAAATTGGTCTGGGAGGCAGAGAGAATCAAATACATTTGGTTGGTGGAAACAAAGCAGTTTGTCTATGCCCCTGAGGAATTCAGCACAAACATGTGGAATGAAAGGCTTCTGAAGCTCACCAGGCCAGAACAGCAGGGCCATCTACAGGCAAGGACTGGGCATGCTGGCAAAATGGCTGTGCTGAATTCCGCAGTAACCTGTTAGTCACCTAACTGGAAACCTTCACATTCACTTCTTACCTGGCTCATTTTGGGGAGATCTTTAATGGTTTCTTTCTTGGCCTCTTTTTCCTTGGCCCACATTCTTAGGTAGTATTTATAGTCCTGTGGACTGGTACCTTTCTCCTCTGCAAGGCAAGACCAAGCCACTACTGTCAGGTGGTTAATAATTTCAGACTTAAAAAGCGAATGCTGTGCCAGC
This genomic interval carries:
- the MRNIP gene encoding MRN complex-interacting protein isoform X1 — protein: MAPRFWALRCCCCRRFQVQQAKRSGKWSCSVCGQRQAVQKVYGQGSGLDCRRHVQKLNLLQGEAEEAIGWTSRYIEESVNDNKNTAAQCEDSSVQQERRAEVSRWSKYLDKDSENEEDGEEEVGTERQQFCSWRKNTVEEQRKHQKSFLPSDVQEYAEENGDFQLAYQAKKRKKRLAAVPDHGDGDAVSGNSMVPAVCESLVPEENTQTPTACTKPSKWEKFLSCSDSYSENAARVILSPQEGSGRLGLHSTTAADAAMASRCPERVGRTLPQGTGFEFKKCVASTEQLASKLPGTILPCTSCSVMEDALFKEPQSQLVWAASDVIKTTAQRCSLDSTRRANTLVNCNTGPKPSSVSCSQLFCTGEEFDDDL
- the MRNIP gene encoding MRN complex-interacting protein isoform X2; this encodes MAPRFWALRCCCCRRFQVQQAKRSGKWSCSVCGQRQAVQKVYGQGSGLDCRRHVQKLNLLQGEAEEAIGWTSRYIEESVNDNKNTAAQCEDSSVQQERRAEVSRWSKYLDKDSENEEDGEEEVGTERQQFCSWRKNTVEEQRKHQKSFLPSDVQEYAEENGDFQLAYQAKKVKTFERKKRLAAVPDHGDGDAVSGNSMVPAVCESLVPEENTQTPTACTKPSKWEKFLSCSDSYSENAARVILSPQEGSGRLGLHSTTAADAAMASRCPERVGRTLPQGTGFEFKKCVASTEQLASKLPGTILPCTSCSVMEDALFKEPQSQLVWAASDVIKTTAQRCSLDSTRRANTLVNCNTGPKPSSVSCSQLFCTGEEFDDDL